One genomic region from Melioribacteraceae bacterium encodes:
- a CDS encoding T9SS type A sorting domain-containing protein yields the protein MIRNSKKVFLAVLFYFISSLIPAQTIDVVPKEPYMGKIPVGSKAVRQIQIYNISPTALNISSISLSNTQQFRLLNNPGTTTVGLAEFFALQIEFSPTGGGPFTSELTINSNASTSPNKYTITGYGTSGAKPSFERIFGGVDDDGVGSIQQLSDGSYLLGGSTRLADREYSDFYIVKTNNSGEVLWSHSYGVEDLGEGVGHIEERTDGSFILFGSKQTFKNGPSDLYFAKLNADRTVAWEKIFGGADEENSGTFVNTPDGGFLLAGTTRSFSTSTQVYLIKTDQNGNKVWEKNFGGNGGDAGKKIIPTRDGNYMILATTSSKGSGDFDVYLLKVTGNGDLVWDKTFGGTKWDEGTDIAQLSDGSYIISGYSQSYTSDRGHEWLLLKADESGNFLWNKTFGSSNPYQDYASRIAVASDGFVLAGTIDLQIQPRTINDMLVIKTDFNGNEIWRSQLGGSESEGAGGLLVNSDGHYVIAGSTGSYSSRGDVYFLNLNTSGQIITSLNDREQELLPYEVSLYNNYPNPFNNQTRITYQVYKPAEIELTINDLLGRRISILDEGFKSPGLYTVAFNSDRLASGVYFCVLKTRSNILVNKIMLLK from the coding sequence ATGATTCGCAATTCAAAAAAAGTATTTCTTGCAGTTCTGTTTTACTTCATTTCGTCACTGATTCCGGCTCAAACAATAGATGTGGTTCCCAAAGAACCATATATGGGAAAAATCCCGGTTGGAAGTAAAGCCGTGAGGCAAATTCAGATCTACAATATTTCTCCTACAGCACTTAATATTTCCTCAATTTCTTTATCAAATACTCAACAGTTCCGGCTGTTAAACAATCCCGGTACAACCACCGTAGGACTGGCGGAGTTCTTCGCTCTTCAAATAGAATTTTCACCTACAGGTGGCGGTCCATTTACTTCGGAGTTGACAATTAACAGCAATGCTTCTACCAGTCCTAATAAATATACCATAACCGGATATGGCACTTCCGGAGCCAAGCCCAGTTTTGAAAGAATATTCGGAGGCGTGGATGATGATGGCGTTGGATCCATACAGCAGTTATCCGACGGCAGCTATCTTCTGGGCGGTTCTACCAGGCTGGCAGACCGGGAATATTCAGATTTTTATATTGTTAAGACTAACAATTCCGGTGAAGTTTTATGGAGCCACAGCTATGGCGTTGAGGATCTCGGCGAGGGAGTCGGGCATATTGAAGAAAGAACCGACGGAAGCTTTATTCTCTTTGGAAGCAAACAAACATTCAAGAACGGTCCCAGCGATCTTTATTTTGCAAAACTGAATGCCGACAGAACCGTTGCATGGGAAAAAATCTTCGGCGGAGCTGACGAGGAGAATTCAGGTACTTTTGTCAATACTCCGGACGGCGGATTTCTTTTAGCCGGAACCACAAGAAGTTTCAGTACTTCAACACAAGTTTACCTAATAAAGACCGATCAAAACGGCAATAAAGTTTGGGAGAAAAATTTCGGTGGAAATGGAGGCGATGCAGGTAAAAAGATTATCCCGACCAGAGACGGAAATTACATGATCCTTGCTACTACGTCATCTAAGGGAAGCGGAGATTTTGATGTCTATCTCTTAAAAGTGACCGGCAATGGTGACCTGGTGTGGGATAAAACATTCGGTGGTACTAAATGGGATGAAGGTACAGATATTGCCCAGCTTTCGGATGGCTCCTATATAATCTCTGGTTACAGTCAAAGTTATACATCTGATAGAGGTCATGAATGGCTGCTTCTTAAAGCCGATGAATCAGGTAACTTTTTATGGAATAAAACTTTTGGCAGTTCAAATCCATACCAGGATTATGCGTCAAGAATAGCGGTTGCAAGCGATGGATTTGTTCTTGCCGGTACAATAGATCTCCAAATCCAGCCCCGCACAATTAACGACATGCTTGTTATTAAAACTGATTTCAACGGTAACGAAATCTGGCGGTCTCAATTAGGCGGTTCCGAAAGTGAAGGAGCCGGCGGTCTCTTAGTAAATTCCGATGGACATTATGTTATTGCCGGGTCCACAGGAAGCTATAGCTCGAGAGGGGATGTATATTTTCTTAATCTTAACACATCAGGACAAATCATTACCAGCCTTAATGACAGGGAACAGGAATTGCTCCCTTATGAAGTTTCTCTTTACAACAATTATCCGAATCCTTTTAATAATCAGACGAGAATAACATATCAGGTTTATAAACCAGCTGAAATTGAATTAACTATTAATGATCTGCTTGGCAGGCGGATATCTATTCTGGATGAAGGATTTAAATCCCCCGGTTTATACACAGTCGCTTTTAATTCTGACCGTCTTGCCAGCGGAGTCTATTTCTGTGTGTTAAAAACAAGATCCAACATACTTGTAAATAAAATAATGCTTCTAAAATAA
- a CDS encoding IclR family transcriptional regulator: MVKKSDNSKYHVPNLSRALTIMEHLSKHPAGLTASEISEQLKIPRNSIFRITSTLVDNNYLVRDEETKKYQLSQKLLTMGYSALGEQTLIEKSLPVMRALRNEVGETVPLGVLHGYEGLIIEEVPGIHSFRFVLEPGRKFHLHTSAPAKSIIAFLQNDDQERIISTINFTKYNDRTIVNANDYKEHLKKVKSRGFGIDHAEEIEGMICIGAPIFNYKGYPFAAIWISGPSFRIKESDFDRIGNTVKNYADRISKSLGFDPQYINTESKD, encoded by the coding sequence ATGGTTAAGAAATCTGATAATTCGAAATACCACGTCCCTAATCTGTCAAGAGCCTTGACGATTATGGAACATCTCTCAAAACATCCGGCCGGTTTAACTGCATCAGAAATTTCAGAACAATTAAAAATTCCTCGTAACTCGATTTTCAGGATTACATCAACTCTGGTTGATAATAATTATCTCGTTCGTGATGAAGAGACAAAGAAATATCAACTCTCTCAGAAACTTTTAACTATGGGTTATTCGGCACTGGGAGAGCAGACGCTTATTGAAAAATCTCTCCCGGTTATGAGAGCATTAAGAAATGAAGTGGGAGAGACCGTTCCGTTAGGAGTTCTTCACGGTTACGAAGGTTTGATTATTGAAGAAGTACCCGGAATTCATTCATTTAGGTTTGTTCTAGAACCCGGACGCAAATTCCATCTTCATACTTCCGCTCCCGCTAAATCTATTATCGCATTTTTACAAAATGACGACCAGGAAAGAATAATTTCAACAATTAATTTCACTAAGTACAATGATAGGACTATTGTTAATGCAAATGATTACAAAGAACATTTAAAAAAGGTTAAAAGCCGTGGTTTTGGAATTGATCATGCCGAAGAAATTGAAGGTATGATCTGTATTGGAGCCCCAATATTCAATTATAAAGGTTATCCCTTTGCTGCGATCTGGATCTCTGGTCCCTCGTTCAGAATAAAAGAATCTGATTTCGATAGAATAGGAAATACTGTGAAGAATTATGCGGATCGTATCTCCAAGAGTCTTGGTTTCGACCCGCAGTATATAAATACTGAATCGAAAGATTAA
- a CDS encoding GntP family permease: MTNEFIIIASFVISIALIILLTARFKVNAFYVLILIGIGMGLVSGLSPEKVIQVLKEGFGNTLASIGLIIVFGTTLGLVLEKTGAAYTMAEYILKKVGTKNAPLAMTITGFIFGIPIFCDSGYVVLSSLNKSVAARTRKSMTIMGSLLGISLYSVHCLIPPHPGATAAAGIIGASIGKLMLIGLGIAMIALAAGFLWIRFLEKRNDQPDFEIKSDMNQPESALLRYPLLSFLPVFLPIVLIAIKSVLLMYSISTGGLLVTIIYFIGDPAIALLIGIVISLFVNTDFKFNLIHSVLEDSIKNAGIILLITAAGGAFGAILKASGVGTIIGEQLSQSGLGIFIPFLIAAGLKTAQGSSTVSIITTSSIILPMLSELQLATEMGLILAVLSMGAGSMVFSHTNDSYFWVVTKFSSIELNKSLKVFSSSTIVLGLSAQIIIFLLAQFLI; encoded by the coding sequence ATGACTAACGAATTCATCATTATAGCTTCCTTCGTAATCAGCATAGCATTGATAATACTGTTGACCGCAAGATTTAAAGTAAATGCTTTTTATGTTCTCATCTTAATTGGAATTGGCATGGGATTGGTCTCTGGTTTATCTCCCGAAAAAGTAATTCAGGTTTTGAAAGAGGGTTTCGGTAATACGCTTGCTTCAATTGGATTGATCATAGTTTTTGGAACAACATTAGGACTCGTTCTTGAAAAGACCGGTGCCGCCTATACAATGGCAGAGTACATTCTAAAGAAAGTCGGCACAAAAAATGCCCCTTTAGCGATGACGATAACCGGTTTTATCTTCGGAATACCGATATTTTGCGATTCAGGTTATGTCGTTTTAAGTTCACTTAATAAATCTGTTGCCGCGCGGACAAGAAAATCGATGACAATTATGGGTTCTTTACTCGGCATCAGTTTATACTCTGTTCATTGTTTAATACCGCCGCATCCCGGAGCTACAGCCGCAGCCGGAATAATCGGCGCCTCAATCGGAAAACTTATGCTGATTGGTCTGGGAATTGCAATGATAGCTTTAGCTGCCGGGTTTCTCTGGATAAGATTTTTGGAAAAGCGCAATGATCAACCTGATTTCGAAATAAAATCCGATATGAATCAACCGGAATCAGCTTTATTAAGATATCCTCTTTTGTCTTTTTTACCCGTATTTCTTCCGATTGTTTTAATAGCTATTAAGTCTGTTCTCTTAATGTACTCAATAAGTACCGGGGGATTACTTGTAACTATTATATATTTTATTGGTGATCCTGCTATTGCTCTTTTAATTGGAATAGTAATTAGTTTGTTCGTTAATACGGACTTTAAGTTTAACTTAATTCATTCAGTGCTGGAAGATTCAATAAAAAATGCCGGAATAATCTTATTAATAACGGCTGCCGGCGGTGCATTCGGCGCAATACTTAAAGCTTCAGGTGTTGGAACAATAATCGGTGAGCAGCTTTCACAATCGGGTTTAGGAATATTCATCCCCTTTTTAATTGCCGCAGGTTTAAAAACCGCTCAGGGCTCTTCAACTGTTTCGATAATAACGACATCATCTATAATATTACCAATGCTGAGTGAGCTGCAATTAGCAACCGAGATGGGTCTTATCCTGGCTGTCCTTTCAATGGGAGCCGGATCCATGGTCTTCTCCCATACTAACGACAGTTATTTCTGGGTAGTTACTAAATTCTCCTCAATCGAATTGAACAAAAGCTTAAAAGTGTTCTCTTCTTCAACTATTGTTTTAGGACTCTCTGCACAAATAATAATTTTTCTCCTTGCTCAATTTTTAATATAA